A single genomic interval of Chitinophaga sp. 180180018-3 harbors:
- a CDS encoding nucleotide exchange factor GrpE, with product MTENEKDMQTNGQANAGSENEKSMPEENISNSSNTNNTSDEAAETAQGAELAKKDQEISEIKDKYLRLQAEFDNYRKRTAKERLELMQTAGKEVITSLLDVLDDTDRAVKQLENVADAQAVKDGVMLVFNKLRNTLQTKGLKPMESLHASFDPDLHDAITEIPAPTPELEGKVVDVLQPGYYLNDKLIRHAKVIVGK from the coding sequence ATGACAGAAAACGAAAAAGACATGCAGACAAACGGACAGGCTAACGCTGGTAGCGAAAACGAAAAAAGCATGCCAGAGGAAAATATAAGCAATAGTTCAAATACGAATAATACGTCAGATGAAGCTGCAGAAACAGCGCAAGGTGCAGAGTTGGCGAAGAAAGACCAGGAGATTAGCGAGATAAAAGACAAATATCTCAGGTTGCAGGCGGAATTTGACAATTATCGCAAACGTACTGCTAAGGAGCGTTTAGAACTGATGCAAACAGCTGGTAAAGAAGTTATTACATCTTTGCTGGATGTATTGGATGATACTGACAGGGCAGTAAAACAGTTAGAAAACGTTGCTGATGCGCAAGCTGTTAAAGATGGCGTAATGCTGGTTTTCAATAAGCTGAGAAATACCCTGCAAACAAAGGGCCTGAAGCCTATGGAGAGTTTACATGCCTCGTTCGACCCGGATCTGCATGATGCCATTACTGAGATTCCTGCTCCTACCCCGGAATTGGAAGGTAAAGTGGTGGATGTATTGCAACCTGGTTATTACCTGAATGACAAATTGATACGTCATGCTAAGGTAATTGTGGGTAAGTAA
- the dnaJ gene encoding molecular chaperone DnaJ — MSTKRDYYEILVVTKSASQDEIKKAYRKVAMQYHPDRNPNNKEAEEKFKEAAEAYEVLSDPDKRAQYDRFGHAGVNGNRGGFGGGGGMNMDDIFSNFGDIFGNEDIFGSFFGGGGRGGGGRRGRGTRGSNLRVKIRLTYEEIAKGANKKIKVKKYVSCQHCGGLGAKDKNSFQSCNTCGGSGQVRKVTQTFLGQMQTVTTCPTCNGEGQIITSKCGHCKGEGRMYGEETVSIDIPAGVQEGMQLSMSGKGNAGERGGAPGDLLILIEEEPHPELQRDGLNVAYDLYISFPDAVYGTSLEVPTIDGKAKIKIPAGTQSGKIFRLKGKGFPSVNSYEKGDQLIQVNVWTPQTLSPEEKAMLDKLQSSENFKPNPEKSEKGFFEKVRDIFS, encoded by the coding sequence ATGTCTACCAAGAGAGATTATTACGAAATACTGGTTGTAACCAAATCGGCCTCCCAGGATGAGATTAAAAAGGCTTACCGCAAGGTAGCGATGCAATATCACCCTGACCGCAACCCGAATAACAAGGAGGCAGAAGAAAAATTCAAAGAGGCAGCTGAAGCCTATGAAGTGTTGAGTGATCCTGATAAAAGGGCGCAATACGACCGTTTCGGACATGCCGGTGTGAATGGCAACCGTGGTGGATTTGGCGGTGGTGGCGGAATGAATATGGACGACATCTTCTCCAACTTCGGTGACATTTTTGGTAACGAAGATATTTTCGGCAGCTTCTTCGGCGGTGGTGGCCGTGGTGGTGGTGGCCGTCGCGGACGTGGTACCCGTGGCTCCAATCTCCGGGTTAAGATCAGGCTCACCTATGAAGAAATAGCCAAAGGTGCCAATAAGAAGATCAAGGTTAAAAAGTATGTGTCCTGCCAGCACTGTGGTGGCCTCGGCGCTAAAGATAAAAACTCATTCCAGTCATGTAATACCTGTGGTGGATCAGGCCAGGTAAGGAAAGTAACGCAAACTTTCCTCGGCCAGATGCAAACAGTTACTACCTGCCCCACCTGTAACGGAGAAGGCCAGATCATCACCAGCAAATGTGGCCACTGTAAAGGAGAAGGCCGCATGTATGGCGAAGAAACTGTCAGCATCGATATCCCGGCAGGCGTACAGGAAGGTATGCAGTTGAGCATGAGTGGCAAGGGCAACGCCGGAGAAAGAGGCGGCGCACCTGGCGACCTGCTCATCCTGATCGAGGAAGAACCGCATCCGGAACTGCAGCGGGATGGCCTCAATGTGGCATATGACCTGTATATCTCCTTCCCGGACGCTGTTTATGGCACTTCGCTGGAAGTACCTACCATCGACGGTAAAGCGAAAATCAAGATCCCGGCCGGAACCCAGAGTGGTAAGATCTTCCGCCTGAAGGGCAAAGGATTCCCGTCTGTTAATTCATATGAAAAAGGCGATCAGCTTATTCAGGTGAATGTATGGACGCCTCAAACACTTAGCCCGGAAGAAAAAGCGATGCTGGATAAATTACAATCTTCCGAAAACTTCAAACCTAATCCTGAGAAATCCGAAAAAGGATTCTTTGAGAAAGTAAGAGATATATTTAGCTAA
- a CDS encoding class I SAM-dependent methyltransferase, with product MDQKLQMFENRLTKVFRHISKLARRQQVTCYRVYDDDIPEFPFSIEIYEEYVYIAEYNRRHGMDDEAHEAWLDSCLELISRVLNVAPDKIWVKQRQRKENRQGQYEKLSAESHIITAHEAGLQFKVNLSDYLDTGLFLDHRITRSMVREEAKDKKVLNLFCYTGSFSVYAAAGGATEITSVDLSKTYLTWAEENMRLNGFDNPAHTFVHADVLQFLDTLKLNTYDLVIMDPPTFSNSKRMKEFLDIQRDHVTLLNKVLLATKKDGVVYFSNNYRRFVLEEDKITATSIRDITNQTLPFDFQQKMIRKCYRLTK from the coding sequence ATGGATCAGAAATTACAGATGTTCGAAAACCGGTTGACGAAAGTATTCCGGCATATTTCCAAACTGGCCCGGCGGCAGCAGGTTACCTGTTACCGTGTGTATGATGATGATATTCCCGAATTTCCCTTTAGTATAGAGATATATGAAGAATATGTGTATATCGCTGAATACAATCGCCGGCATGGTATGGACGATGAAGCCCATGAAGCCTGGCTGGATAGCTGCCTGGAGCTGATCAGCAGGGTACTGAATGTAGCACCTGATAAGATCTGGGTGAAGCAGCGGCAGCGCAAGGAAAACCGGCAGGGACAGTATGAAAAATTAAGTGCGGAAAGCCATATTATTACCGCGCATGAAGCCGGACTTCAGTTCAAAGTGAACCTCTCGGATTACCTGGATACAGGGCTATTCCTGGATCATCGCATCACACGCAGCATGGTAAGAGAAGAAGCGAAAGATAAAAAGGTATTGAACCTTTTCTGTTACACCGGTTCCTTTTCTGTGTATGCTGCGGCAGGCGGAGCTACTGAAATCACGTCTGTGGACCTCTCAAAAACCTATCTGACATGGGCGGAAGAAAACATGCGGCTGAACGGCTTCGATAATCCGGCCCATACTTTTGTACATGCTGATGTATTGCAGTTCCTCGACACACTGAAGCTGAACACTTACGACCTTGTGATCATGGACCCGCCTACATTTTCCAACAGCAAGCGGATGAAAGAGTTCCTGGATATACAGCGGGATCACGTGACTTTACTCAACAAGGTGCTGCTGGCTACCAAAAAAGATGGGGTGGTATACTTCAGCAATAATTACCGCAGGTTTGTACTGGAAGAAGATAAAATAACGGCAACGTCTATACGGGATATCACTAATCAGACCCTGCCCTTTGATTTCCAACAGAAGATGATCAGAAAGTGTTATCGCCTTACCAAATAG